Proteins encoded within one genomic window of Opitutales bacterium:
- a CDS encoding putative 4-mercaptohistidine N1-methyltransferase: protein MTENPYESDELLTQYLLFHYGTAREVLPWPFGPKEALDYAVRCVSEPLSDHTLPENARALDIGCAVGRSSFELSKVCSEVIGIDYAHKFIDAANDLKSAGSVDYRYTVEGKTTEAATALIPDCAHADRVTFEQGDAMDLRDHLGQFDVVLAANLICRLTDPMKFLERLPGLLNPGGLLIINTPLTWMEAFTPEINWIGGTPETGETLPGLKEILGKDFAFQTAVNMPFFIREHARKYQWSVAQSSRWLRR, encoded by the coding sequence ATGACTGAAAACCCATACGAATCCGACGAGCTACTCACCCAGTATCTCCTTTTTCACTACGGCACTGCCCGTGAAGTTCTTCCGTGGCCTTTTGGTCCTAAGGAAGCCCTGGATTACGCCGTCCGCTGTGTCTCGGAGCCCTTATCTGACCACACTCTGCCGGAAAATGCACGGGCGCTCGATATCGGCTGCGCGGTAGGCCGTTCGAGTTTCGAGCTGTCGAAGGTATGTTCTGAGGTGATCGGTATCGACTATGCACATAAATTCATCGATGCGGCTAATGATCTCAAAAGTGCTGGGTCGGTTGATTACCGTTACACGGTAGAGGGAAAGACTACTGAAGCTGCCACAGCCCTCATTCCAGACTGTGCCCATGCGGACCGCGTGACTTTTGAACAGGGCGATGCCATGGATCTACGTGATCACTTGGGGCAGTTTGATGTCGTGCTCGCAGCCAACCTTATCTGCCGCCTCACTGATCCAATGAAATTCCTTGAGCGTCTGCCGGGTCTACTCAACCCGGGCGGCCTGCTCATCATCAACACGCCATTGACATGGATGGAGGCATTCACCCCTGAGATCAACTGGATCGGCGGCACGCCCGAAACCGGAGAGACTCTTCCGGGTCTCAAGGAAATTCTCGGTAAAGACTTCGCCTTCCAGACGGCCGTCAACATGCCCTTTTTCATCCGCGAGCACGCACGCAAATACCAGTGGAGTGTCGCGCAGTCTTCACGCTGGCTAAGGCGGTAA
- the purD gene encoding phosphoribosylamine--glycine ligase, translating to MPLKIIVVGSGGREHALVEACLKSSEVATVVALPGNGGMRQVVECVDISVTDIDAIVDYAKGFAADLVICGPEVPLSLGLADALDAEGIPVFGPKEHGARLEASKAFCKDFLQRHAVPTAAYQTFSDLDAALGYLDSQSFPLVIKASGLAAGKGVIIAEDRATAEQTLCEMLSGDAFGESGKTVVIEEFMTGEEASLHLIVSDGNYLIMPMSQDHKRIGEGDTGLNTGGMGAYAPTGAVNNQMMEQIEREIIAPTMAGFAADQMPYRGTLYIGLMLTPSGPKVVEFNVRFGDPETQVLLPMIDTDIVPILNAAARGEPLPDRLPIKDGFSMVVVLAAGGYPGSYAKGDPITFPESLPKNAFVYHAGTELGTDGRIVTSGGRVLGVTGFGTDIQSAASAAYAACDEILWKGKTLRRDIGHRELKRGC from the coding sequence ATGCCACTAAAAATTATTGTCGTCGGGTCTGGAGGGCGCGAGCACGCCCTGGTCGAGGCCTGTTTGAAGAGTTCTGAAGTCGCCACTGTTGTCGCTTTGCCGGGGAATGGCGGCATGCGTCAGGTGGTGGAGTGTGTGGATATCTCGGTTACGGATATCGATGCGATCGTTGACTATGCCAAAGGGTTTGCGGCTGATCTTGTGATTTGTGGGCCCGAGGTGCCGTTGAGCCTGGGTTTGGCCGATGCGCTGGATGCTGAAGGCATTCCGGTGTTTGGCCCCAAGGAGCACGGTGCGCGGCTTGAGGCGAGTAAGGCGTTTTGCAAAGACTTTCTTCAGCGCCATGCGGTGCCCACGGCGGCATATCAGACGTTTTCCGATCTTGATGCGGCTTTGGGCTATCTGGACAGCCAGAGCTTTCCTCTCGTCATTAAAGCCAGTGGCTTGGCTGCGGGAAAAGGCGTGATCATCGCCGAGGATCGTGCCACTGCGGAACAGACGCTGTGCGAGATGCTCTCGGGGGATGCCTTTGGTGAGAGCGGGAAGACGGTCGTTATCGAGGAGTTCATGACTGGCGAAGAGGCGTCGCTGCACCTGATCGTTTCGGATGGAAATTATCTGATCATGCCCATGAGCCAGGACCACAAGCGCATTGGCGAGGGGGATACGGGGCTCAATACGGGAGGCATGGGCGCTTATGCTCCGACAGGGGCCGTAAATAACCAAATGATGGAGCAAATAGAACGCGAGATTATCGCTCCGACGATGGCGGGTTTTGCCGCGGATCAAATGCCGTACCGGGGCACGCTTTATATCGGACTGATGCTTACGCCTTCTGGACCGAAAGTGGTCGAGTTTAACGTGCGTTTTGGCGATCCCGAGACACAAGTGCTCCTGCCGATGATCGACACTGATATCGTCCCGATTCTCAATGCGGCAGCTCGTGGTGAGCCCTTACCTGATCGCTTGCCGATCAAAGACGGTTTCAGCATGGTGGTGGTGCTCGCAGCGGGGGGCTATCCGGGCAGTTATGCTAAGGGCGACCCCATCACATTTCCTGAGTCACTTCCGAAAAACGCATTTGTTTATCATGCAGGGACGGAGCTCGGCACCGACGGGCGCATCGTCACGAGCGGAGGGCGCGTTCTTGGGGTAACTGGATTTGGGACCGATATTCAGTCCGCTGCCAGCGCCGCCTACGCTGCTTGCGATGAAATATTGTGGAAAGGTAAAACCCTGCGCCGCGACATCGGGCATCGTGAATTGAAGCGAGGGTGTTGA